The nucleotide sequence agtcaattctctaaccggtgctggtACAAAtacatccctcaattggatttcacctttaattctctcattgatgcaacttgcaatggttcgagcctctcacttagcctttaccattcaaggtgatctttaaccttggacttcctttcacaagctcgctagaaataactaatggatgtctccttagagtccaaaagcttaccaagtgttgaccattctagaaaatcctaccttcaagtcacctcccagaggctcgcaaggggtaaactagtgcatctccatggatagagatcacttgccttaccaagtgttggcccaggtgactccaaggcgttttaagttaactaaaaacatagaaaccattcacgggacacactttctcttcattcatagctgaaaccacaaagcttctgattcttgcactaggaacctttcccggcaaccttaactccaaggaactaagaggtttagttactcattctctggggaaaattcctcagagagtgcataactaagtaaatgaaaaatacaatcaaagtgagaaggtaaggtagagctcaagctctgtattttactttctttcaaacttttacaaaaggttcatcaccctcagaacaggctcctcgggctctatttatatcaaaattacattaatagctattacatggatatttagcctttttcctaacttaaaagctaaggaatcctataattggtggcttacaaggagaatttggggatttagacaacaaaaatctaatgaaaaatatctccaagtgtcggttacaaatatcgggaagcactaaggaccatttcgcaggtgaaaaagaggtttgcgaaatttcgcagacaaacaaaaagggctgcgaaatcacttcgcagcaaaaagctgattccgcagcgttgcgaagttggctttcatcttatGGTGTTTGGATTCCAttgcgtcgtgaaacttcaggggaattccatagcactgtgcaaaaaggctgcgaaatcattccgcaataaaagggtgatttcgcaacactttgctaaatccttccttcaacttggagcagttgtcttccaaaggttGTAACTTCCTCCTTttagctccaaatcgtacacggtttgaagcattggattcttgacttcctatgctttaaaatgacatatagcatgcataaattggacatcaggaagtgctccaaaagtggctgaaatgactgtcatcaagaatgcttcatgacagatttctATTTGCTTCCTCTCCTTgtatttcaactttgcttatggcaaatgggcttcaaagctttccattactttgccaaggattccaaataactctcctcaatctcatattgctttggtgatcaaaaagctatcaaaacaccaaaacttaagacaatttgattagaattgattgcaaaggggccttaacatgttaattgggttaaaagacaataactactactcaaaagtgtttaaaaggattaattacaagctatcaaataacactttttgagtagtaatcaactgAGTGTACCCATAATTGTCCTCTGAGTCCCATCATAAGCTCTAACAGTCTGTGTAGAAGCCCTAAAATCGACTGGCGAAAACCCAAGTGCAATAGCAGTAACCAATGGACAGACGTTCAGGGCAGAACCATTGTCCAGTAGAACAGACGACACCCGACGGCCTGAACAAACAACACCAATGAATAAGGGTCGAACATGATTTGAtccctctggtggcaagtcatcatcagaAAACACTATACATGTAGCTTTATCAGCTGTCAACATGTGAATAAGCCCCTCTGGGATAGTAGCAGTGTCAACCCTAATCTGGCCAAGGGCTCTGACCAATGCATCTCTGTGTGTACTAGATGAGGCCAAAAGGCTCCAAATAGATATGCGAGCTTGAGTAGTGCGCAGCTGGCGTAATATCTCATCATCTTCCCTCTGAACCTCTTCTCTGGCAACTATACCAGCAAATGGCCTGTCAACGGGTGGAGGTTGTGCTACCCTTCCACTCCGTGTAACTATCTGAACATCTCTGTGAGGGGGCTTATATTCCTTTGGGAACAAAATGAAGGGTGTCATAGGTGGCACATGCTGTAAATATACTGGTGATATTGGAGGCGGCCCATAAATCTTGTCCGGGGTCAAACTGAATGGCCTGGGGATCTGCTGTCTAGGTATATATCCAACAAAATCTGACTCCTCATATAGACTGATCGGCTGAGGAGCCTCTCCATCCCAACCCATCATAAATATCTCATCCCCTGCAAACTCAATCAAATGTACCCCTTTCGGGGGTGGAGGTACTACCCTAGTGTCATGAGTAGGTAGCGGGTCTGTGGCTACACCCGGGCGccccaaatcaaccaagccCTGATCAATCAAATCCTGAATGGCATGTCTCAGTGCTGAACAACTGTCTGTATCATGGCCTACTCTCTGATGGTATGCACAGTGAAGATCTGTCCTGAATCTTGGGGAGGTAGGCTGTAATGGTGGTCTAGGCGGTAGTGGGGCAATTAGTCCTCCCTCAACCAATCTCTGAAAAGCTTGGCTCAGTGGCATCCTAAGCTGTGTGAACTGTCTAACCGACCTCGGTGGAGGCGGTGCTCTATACTGATGATAGAATTGCATAGGTGGCCTCTGGGGTGCCTGTGTAGCATATACCGGCTATGGTGGTGGGTACAGATAAGTAGTCCCTACCGGCCTAATGGGAGCAACTGGTCTGTACCGATCATGCTGTATCATTTGATAAGGAGTGCCTAAAAACTGACTCTGAAACGGAGGACAATGTGCAGACCTGTGTCCTGTCATGCCAATAGGACCAACATCTGAGGGCCTGGATCCTAATCCCGACTTCTTCCCCTTTGAGTCTGAATGGGAAGAATCTGCCCATAAACCTCTAGATATACCCTCCTCAATGCCATAGAGGGCCTGCACTAACGAGCCAAAGTCTGTCTAAGGGAAGCCCATGAGATGCTTAGCAAAGCGAGACTGAAGGCTACGCATAATCATAGTGATCTGATCGCGCTCTGAAGGTCTATCAATAATATGTGCTATCTTCTCCTTCCAACGGGAAATGAATGAAGTGACTGACTCATCCGGCCCCTGTCTGAGGGCCTCTAGCTCCCTCCGGGATACATCCACTACAGTATTGAAAGAATACTGTCTGATAAACTCTTGTCCCAAATCAGCCCATGTCCTACGTCTCGAAGGGTCCAATGAGGCAAACCAACGTTGAGCAGCACCACTCAGTGACAGAGGGAATAACATAATCATCTATGCCTCATCTAGTCTATGCCCGCGCATAACAGTGCTATACAACTGCAAGTGAATACAGGGACACCCTATCCccgtgtatctctcaatgtccGGCATGCGGAACTCAACAAGCAAAGCTGCTGCTGGCAGATCATCATATCCATCCCAACTCATAATCCCATCAGAAACATGTAGTGATCTCATCCTTTGCTTAATTCTATCAATACGAGCATGGGTGTCATCAACAATCTGGGTAGGTGCCACAACAGAATGCGGCGTAGTCTCAGTTCGGCCGTGCAACACAAATGCTCCAGCCTGGGGAGCTGACTGAACTAGTAGTGGTGGAACTATGTAGTCCTGCTGTATAGTAGGTCCAGATGGCtcaggtggtggtggtggtggtatgGTAGAGTCATGCGGGGTGCTTCCCGGAATCGGTAATGGTTAGGCCTGGTGCCCATCAATCCTCTTACCCAATCCTAAGATAGTGTCCCTAAGTGACGCCATGGTATCGGTAATCTCAGCCAACTGGTCAACAGTAGCGTACTGAGGGTCCATATCTCGATGATCTAGTATCTGCTCTAACTGGTTGTGTGGATCTGATCCTCTAACCAGTCTATCTCCAATCCGAATCCAAGCTCGGGAACCCAGGTTGATCTCAATCAATAATCCTATAAAAGGAAAGGGGTACGccagtgattactacccaaaaagtgctatttcatagcttataataaactcttttaaaacacttttgagtagtagttatcacctttttaCCCagttaacatattaaggacctttgcaagcaATTCTAATCAAactgtgttaagttttggtgttttgatag is from Vitis riparia cultivar Riparia Gloire de Montpellier isolate 1030 chromosome 10, EGFV_Vit.rip_1.0, whole genome shotgun sequence and encodes:
- the LOC117923077 gene encoding uncharacterized protein LOC117923077 codes for the protein MIMLFPLSLSGAAQRWFASLDPSRRRTWADLGQEFIRQYSFNTVVDVSRRELEALRQGPDESVTSFISRWKEKIAHIIDRPSERDQITMIMHFGSLVQALYGIEEGISRGLWADSSHSDSKGKKSGLGSRPSDVGPIGMTGHRSAHCPPFQSQFLGTPYQMIQHDRYRPVAPIRPAPQRPPMQFYHQYRAPPPPRSVRQFTQLRMPLSQAFQRLVEGGLIAPLPPRPPLQPTSPRFRTDLHCAYHQRVGHDTDSCSALRHAIQDLIDQGLVDLGRPGVATDPLPTHDTRVVPPPPKGVHLIEFAGDEIFMMGWDGEAPQPISLYEESDFVGYIPRQQIPRPFSLTPDKIYGPPPISPVYLQHVPPMTPFILFPKEYKPPHRDVQIVTRSGRVAQPPPVDRPFAGIVAREEVQREDDEILRQLRTTQARISIWSLLASSSTHRDALVRALGQIRVDTATIPEGLIHMLTADKATCIVFSDDDLPPEGSNHVRPLFIGVVCSGRRVSSVLLDNGSALNVCPLVTAIALGFSPVDFRASTQTVRAYDGTQRTIMGTLS